A window from Pseudomonas moraviensis encodes these proteins:
- a CDS encoding cyanate transporter, which produces MNHHRPAAWLMFAIILVALNLRTSMAAVGPLLSAIRGDIPLSFGAASLLTMLPVMAMGLAMFFGLSVSQRFGEQRTVLLSLLIIGLATLSRLFIDSALALILSAIVAGIGIAMIQALMPALIKSRFPDKVALCMGVYVTSIMGGAAIAASLAPLVMVQTGNWRAGLAVWAALAVLALLVWALQPARAISRGIKRESVITRRRAWLLAIFFGLGTASYTCVLAWLAPYYVEKGWSEQHAGLLLGFLTAMEVISGLAVPAIANRSRDRRAILAALLLLIIGGFCGLILAPAQLALLWPCLLGLGIGGLFPMSLIVALDHCDDPQQAGGLTAFVQGIGYLIAGLSPLLAGTIRDRLGSFEGAWWALTAVMVSMLLMVVRFNPRHYTRHLPCPG; this is translated from the coding sequence ATGAATCATCACCGCCCCGCCGCTTGGCTGATGTTCGCGATCATCCTTGTCGCACTTAATCTGCGCACATCAATGGCCGCCGTGGGACCGTTGCTGTCGGCGATCCGTGGCGATATCCCGTTGAGCTTCGGCGCTGCCTCCCTGCTGACGATGTTGCCGGTCATGGCCATGGGGCTGGCGATGTTCTTCGGCCTGAGCGTCAGCCAGCGCTTCGGCGAACAGCGCACGGTGCTGCTGTCGTTGCTGATCATCGGGCTGGCGACGCTGTCGCGGTTGTTTATCGATTCGGCTCTTGCGCTGATCCTCAGCGCCATAGTGGCCGGCATCGGCATCGCCATGATTCAAGCGTTGATGCCGGCGCTGATCAAGTCGCGCTTTCCCGACAAAGTAGCGTTATGCATGGGCGTCTACGTGACGTCGATCATGGGCGGCGCGGCGATTGCCGCATCATTGGCGCCACTGGTGATGGTGCAGACCGGCAACTGGCGCGCAGGGCTGGCCGTTTGGGCCGCGCTGGCGGTGCTCGCCTTGCTGGTCTGGGCTCTACAGCCCGCGCGTGCCATATCAAGAGGGATCAAGCGGGAGTCTGTTATCACCCGCCGTCGCGCCTGGTTGCTGGCGATTTTCTTTGGGCTCGGTACGGCGTCCTACACCTGTGTCCTCGCCTGGCTCGCCCCGTACTACGTGGAAAAGGGCTGGAGCGAACAACACGCCGGGCTGCTGTTGGGTTTTCTCACAGCGATGGAGGTCATTTCCGGCTTGGCGGTGCCTGCGATTGCCAACCGCAGCCGTGATCGACGCGCAATATTGGCGGCTCTGCTGTTACTGATCATCGGCGGTTTCTGCGGGCTGATTCTCGCACCGGCGCAGCTGGCCCTGCTCTGGCCGTGTCTGTTGGGACTGGGTATTGGCGGTCTGTTTCCGATGAGCCTGATCGTCGCGCTCGATCATTGCGACGACCCGCAGCAGGCCGGTGGCCTCACTGCATTTGTGCAGGGTATCGGTTACCTGATCGCTGGCCTCTCGCCGCTATTGGCAGGGACAATTCGTGATCGGCTGGGCAGTTTTGAAGGCGCGTGGTGGGCGCTGACTGCGGTGATGGTGAGCATGTTGCTGATGGTCGTGCGCTTCAATCCTCGCCATTACACACGTCACTTGCCTTGCCCGGGCTAG
- a CDS encoding D-2-hydroxyacid dehydrogenase encodes MRVLIAEHDHAIYARLLRQALPELEVLTSGDSAELARQAADCPVWLGQPDLLATLLRQGHQPQWLQSTWAGITPLLADGLRRDYRLTRAVGIFGQVMAEYVLTYILGHEREVLARLVSQVERKWDNRSGQSLVGRKVLIVGTGDIGQSVAQFLLPFGVELYGIASSARAQAPFVEVGALADLPRLVGEVDYVVNLLPNTEHTHDIYDAALFKQFKPTGLFINAGRGVAVVDADLVEALKEGHLAGAVIDVCRQEPLPQRHPFWTAWGLLLTGHSSAPTSPALMVDLFVQNLKAYEAGEALRGEVDFTRGY; translated from the coding sequence ATGCGCGTTCTGATTGCCGAACACGACCACGCGATATACGCCCGACTGCTGCGTCAGGCACTGCCCGAGCTTGAAGTCCTGACCAGCGGCGACTCCGCCGAACTGGCGCGTCAGGCCGCCGATTGCCCGGTCTGGCTGGGCCAGCCGGACCTGCTGGCGACCCTGCTGCGCCAGGGCCATCAACCGCAATGGCTGCAATCGACCTGGGCCGGTATCACGCCGCTGCTCGCCGACGGCTTGCGCCGCGATTATCGCCTGACCCGTGCGGTGGGGATTTTCGGTCAGGTCATGGCCGAATACGTGCTGACCTACATCCTCGGCCATGAGCGCGAAGTGCTGGCGCGGCTGGTCAGCCAGGTCGAGCGCAAGTGGGACAACCGCAGCGGTCAGAGTCTGGTCGGGCGCAAGGTGCTGATCGTCGGCACCGGTGACATCGGCCAGAGTGTCGCGCAATTTCTCCTGCCATTCGGCGTCGAGTTGTACGGCATCGCCAGCAGCGCCCGCGCACAGGCGCCGTTCGTCGAAGTCGGCGCGCTGGCCGATCTTCCGCGTCTGGTGGGCGAGGTGGATTACGTGGTCAACCTGCTGCCGAACACCGAACACACCCACGATATCTACGACGCAGCGCTGTTCAAGCAATTCAAGCCGACCGGGTTGTTCATCAACGCCGGGCGCGGTGTCGCGGTGGTCGATGCCGATCTGGTCGAGGCCTTGAAGGAAGGGCACCTGGCCGGTGCGGTGATTGACGTCTGCCGTCAGGAGCCATTGCCGCAACGCCATCCATTCTGGACCGCGTGGGGCTTGCTGCTGACCGGGCACAGCTCGGCACCAACGTCGCCGGCGCTGATGGTGGATTTGTTTGTGCAGAACCTGAAGGCGTATGAGGCGGGTGAGGCGTTGCGTGGGGAAGTGGATTTCACCCGAGGTTACTGA
- a CDS encoding YcgL domain-containing protein — protein MKRICSIYQSSKRSGMYLYVLKSDALERVPEALMTAFGKAKHSFDLVLSPERKLASEDITVVLENLDKQGYHLQMPPAEDEYIEHLPEELLRRNDPV, from the coding sequence TTGAAACGTATTTGCTCCATCTACCAAAGCTCCAAGCGCAGCGGCATGTATCTCTATGTGCTCAAGAGCGATGCGCTCGAGCGCGTGCCGGAAGCGCTGATGACGGCTTTCGGCAAAGCGAAGCATTCCTTCGATCTGGTGTTGTCGCCCGAGCGCAAGCTGGCCAGCGAAGACATCACCGTGGTCCTGGAAAACCTCGACAAGCAGGGCTATCACCTGCAAATGCCACCGGCCGAGGACGAGTACATCGAGCACTTGCCCGAAGAGTTGCTGCGACGCAACGACCCGGTCTGA
- the rnd gene encoding ribonuclease D produces MAIDIHWIRDNESLAQFCAEWQQLPFVALDTEFMRVDTFYPIAGLLQIGDGKRAYLIDPLTINAWQPLAALLENPAVLKVLHACSEDLEVLLRLTGSLPAPLFDTQLAAAYLNLGFSMGYSRLVQEVLGIDLPKGETRSDWLQRPLSETQISYAAEDAVHLAEVFVELRPKLSDDKFAWVLEDGAELVANLRRETDPYEVYREAKLAWKLSRAQLAVLRELCAWREKEARARDLPRNRIVREHSLWPLARTQPDNLAALGKIEDMHPRTVRQDGQFLLDLIKRSGSVGPDQWPPAVPEPLPIEAAALIKQLRALGQAEAERLGIAPELMLRKKTLEALVKSGFPEGPYQLPDSLRGWRRELLGQKLLDSLSTAGEQP; encoded by the coding sequence GTGGCTATCGATATTCACTGGATTCGCGACAACGAAAGCCTCGCGCAGTTTTGCGCCGAGTGGCAGCAACTGCCGTTCGTTGCCCTCGACACCGAATTCATGCGGGTCGACACCTTCTACCCGATTGCCGGCCTGTTGCAGATCGGCGACGGTAAACGCGCCTACCTGATCGATCCGCTGACCATCAACGCCTGGCAACCGCTGGCCGCGTTGCTGGAAAACCCGGCGGTCCTCAAAGTCCTGCACGCCTGCAGCGAAGACCTCGAAGTGCTGTTGCGCCTGACCGGCAGCCTGCCGGCGCCGCTGTTCGACACGCAACTGGCCGCCGCTTACCTGAACCTCGGTTTTTCCATGGGCTACTCGCGATTGGTGCAGGAAGTGCTCGGCATCGACCTGCCCAAGGGTGAAACCCGCTCCGACTGGTTGCAGCGTCCGTTGTCCGAAACCCAGATCAGCTATGCCGCCGAAGACGCCGTGCATCTGGCCGAGGTGTTCGTCGAGTTGCGGCCCAAGCTGTCCGACGACAAGTTCGCCTGGGTACTGGAAGATGGCGCCGAACTGGTCGCCAACCTGCGCCGCGAAACCGATCCTTACGAGGTCTATCGCGAGGCGAAACTGGCGTGGAAGCTGTCCCGCGCGCAACTGGCCGTGCTGCGTGAGCTGTGCGCCTGGCGCGAAAAAGAAGCCCGCGCCCGTGACTTGCCGCGTAACCGCATTGTTCGTGAACACTCGCTGTGGCCCTTGGCCCGCACGCAGCCGGATAACCTCGCGGCGCTGGGCAAGATCGAAGACATGCACCCGCGTACCGTGCGTCAGGACGGCCAGTTTCTGCTTGATCTGATCAAGCGCTCTGGCAGTGTGGGCCCTGATCAATGGCCACCGGCAGTGCCGGAGCCGTTGCCGATCGAAGCTGCTGCGTTGATCAAGCAACTGCGCGCGCTGGGTCAGGCCGAGGCCGAACGCCTCGGGATCGCCCCGGAACTGATGCTGCGCAAGAAAACCCTCGAAGCCCTGGTCAAAAGCGGCTTCCCCGAGGGGCCTTACCAATTGCCCGATTCGCTGCGTGGCTGGCGCCGCGAATTGCTCGGTCAGAAGCTGCTCGACAGCCTGTCCACCGCCGGAGAACAGCCTTGA
- a CDS encoding phosphoethanolamine transferase, whose product MLKLKAVRPEWVTLFASAFLLLGFNLVLWQHLFEITAADGKGSVLRLAFGVMIFAAFNIVLTLFAFRPLLKPLLTLLFLISAGVAYFMSQYGVMIDAGMLRNLAETNATEVRDLLSMKLFAYIVLLGILPCLMLWKVPVTYRRWHRELFSKVIVSVASAAVIGVVALANYQGLSSLFRNHHEIRLMLVPSNYIGASLGYLQEQVVSAQQPFIKIGVDAQRNPDLQFRPRKSLTVLVVGESARAQNFGILGYDRDTTPQLDKEAGLIAFTDVHSCGTETAISVPCMFSNMGRKDYNASKAKNEEGLLDVLKRAGIDVIWRDNQSGCKGTCDRVTVQDVSKLQDPALCANSECRDEILLQGLQSFIDHLDKDTVLVLHQMGSHGPDYFKRYPKEYEHFTPVCESNALNNCSRESIVNGYDNTLVYTDHVLASLIDVLRSNQDKVDTAMLYLSDHGESLGEYNLFLHGTPYMLAPEQQKHVAMLAWFSDSYQKAYSVDTHCLQLSRDKPLSQDNLFHSMLGLLEVRSSVYQPALDMFAGCRGAVIDGVLAKQ is encoded by the coding sequence ATGTTGAAGTTAAAAGCCGTGCGCCCGGAATGGGTGACGTTGTTCGCCAGCGCCTTTTTGTTGCTCGGTTTCAACCTAGTGCTCTGGCAACATCTGTTCGAGATAACCGCCGCCGATGGCAAGGGCAGCGTCCTGCGCCTGGCGTTCGGCGTGATGATCTTCGCCGCGTTCAATATTGTCCTGACGTTGTTCGCTTTCCGCCCCCTGCTCAAACCGTTATTGACCCTGTTGTTTTTAATCAGCGCTGGCGTGGCTTATTTCATGAGCCAATACGGCGTGATGATCGATGCCGGCATGTTGCGAAACCTCGCTGAAACCAATGCGACGGAAGTGCGTGATCTGCTTTCAATGAAGTTGTTTGCCTATATTGTCTTGCTGGGTATTTTGCCGTGTTTGATGTTATGGAAAGTGCCGGTCACTTATCGGCGCTGGCATCGTGAGTTGTTCAGCAAAGTTATTGTCAGTGTCGCCTCTGCGGCGGTGATCGGTGTCGTGGCACTGGCCAACTATCAGGGGTTGTCTTCGTTGTTTCGCAACCATCATGAAATTCGCCTGATGCTGGTGCCGAGCAATTACATCGGCGCGTCCCTCGGCTACCTGCAAGAGCAAGTCGTCTCGGCACAGCAGCCGTTCATCAAGATTGGCGTAGATGCCCAGCGCAATCCCGACTTGCAATTCCGGCCCCGCAAATCGCTGACCGTGCTGGTGGTCGGGGAAAGTGCGCGGGCGCAGAACTTCGGCATTCTCGGTTACGACCGGGACACCACGCCGCAACTGGACAAAGAGGCGGGGCTGATCGCCTTTACCGATGTGCATTCCTGCGGCACGGAGACCGCGATCTCGGTGCCATGCATGTTCTCCAACATGGGCCGCAAGGATTACAACGCCAGCAAGGCCAAGAATGAAGAGGGTTTGCTCGATGTGCTCAAGCGCGCCGGCATCGATGTGATCTGGCGCGATAACCAGTCCGGCTGCAAAGGCACTTGCGACCGGGTCACGGTGCAGGATGTCAGCAAATTGCAGGACCCGGCGTTGTGCGCCAACAGCGAATGCCGCGATGAAATCCTCCTGCAGGGTTTGCAGAGCTTTATCGATCACCTGGATAAAGACACGGTGCTGGTTCTGCACCAGATGGGCAGTCACGGCCCGGATTACTTCAAGCGTTATCCCAAGGAGTACGAACACTTCACCCCGGTCTGTGAGAGTAACGCGCTGAACAATTGCAGCCGCGAAAGTATCGTCAACGGTTACGACAACACGCTGGTCTACACCGATCATGTGCTGGCGAGCCTGATCGATGTGCTGCGCAGCAATCAGGACAAAGTCGACACCGCCATGCTCTATCTGTCGGATCACGGTGAATCGCTGGGCGAATACAACCTGTTTCTGCACGGCACGCCGTACATGCTGGCGCCCGAGCAGCAGAAGCATGTAGCGATGCTGGCGTGGTTCTCCGACAGCTATCAGAAAGCCTACTCGGTCGATACGCATTGCCTGCAACTGAGCCGCGACAAGCCGCTGAGTCAGGACAACCTGTTCCACTCCATGCTTGGCCTGCTCGAGGTGCGCAGCAGCGTGTACCAGCCGGCGCTGGACATGTTTGCCGGCTGTCGCGGCGCGGTGATCGACGGCGTACTGGCCAAGCAGTGA